In Humulus lupulus chromosome 6, drHumLupu1.1, whole genome shotgun sequence, a single genomic region encodes these proteins:
- the LOC133782614 gene encoding uncharacterized protein LOC133782614 yields the protein MAKNRNKKKRDSSAMEVTEDLVSDIPQAMDTSETGARNVAAGAPSMKVKKGRPMKRSKNVRKMKSIAKAISKNEKAVEKVLKHDDKKSRTQSAKLLYE from the exons ATGGCGAAAAAtagaaacaagaagaaaagagatagCTCTGCTATGGAAGTCACCGAAGATTTGGTTTCAGATATCCCTCAAG CAATGGACACTTCAGAGACTGGAGCTCGAAACGTGGCCGCTGGTGCTCCCAGTAT GAAGGTAAAGAAGGGAAGACCAATGAAGAGATCCAAAAATGTCCGGAAGATGAAATCCATTGCAAAAGCAATATCTAAGAACGAGAAAGCAGTTGAGAAAGTTCTGAAGCATGACGACAAAAAATCGAGAACACAGTCTGCTAAATTGCTATACGAGTAA